From the genome of Caldisericota bacterium, one region includes:
- the glyS gene encoding glycine--tRNA ligase subunit beta yields MKDYLLEIYVEEIPARFLNNAVKDLKTIAESELTKYNLHYEDISAFGTPRRLTVYIKNLDENESDIEEEIKGPPTSIAIGKNGEHLVPFKKFALSAGVPEESLYIKETSKGNYLFTKKIVKGRKTEDILKIFSPRLIKSLKFPKTMHWDSKSIKFVRPIRSLLSLFGEDLINFTYAGVETENSTYGLGINQSNKIQVKNPADYFKKLKENYVILSYDERKNNVEKNAFALAKKINGTPLYSHDFLEEVVNLTEYPTPFLATIEKEEFSIPQCISIRVIEDHMKSFPCVDKNGKLLPYFIGVRNGCSDFIEIVKEGYEKVIKARMLDGKFFFEEDKKISLPTLVNKLSEVVFLKELGTMKDKTDRLTILSDFISTKIGLNNNQNKALKRSAYLSKADLLTNVVREFPDLQGEIGGIYAELQGEETEVYEAIKDQYLPRFADDKFPKTLIGTCLSLIDKIDTLTGGFVIGIAVSGSKDPYGLRRVGNSVVQLLFSIDMESFPLKELVQVSIGLHKPKKEIESEKISKNIDSFLNERVKGILKEKNIRYDIINAVTALPLDLITTYKKRAEILMNHINDEELASIVLTNKRVNNILLNTNIFSKTIDKKFLFEKEEEGLFDTIQHTKTKVENGLKQMNYEEIIKLLYSLSPVISKFFDKVLVMDNDEKIRKNRLAMLINLKELFLKFADFSTIVIEKEKNV; encoded by the coding sequence ATGAAGGATTATCTGCTTGAGATATATGTCGAAGAAATCCCTGCACGCTTCCTAAATAATGCAGTAAAAGATCTTAAAACGATTGCTGAAAGTGAATTAACAAAATACAATCTGCACTACGAAGATATTTCTGCATTCGGCACTCCACGGAGACTTACTGTTTATATTAAAAATTTGGATGAAAACGAATCTGATATAGAAGAAGAAATAAAAGGTCCGCCAACATCCATTGCAATAGGAAAAAACGGAGAACATCTCGTGCCGTTTAAAAAGTTTGCACTTTCAGCGGGTGTTCCCGAAGAAAGCCTTTATATAAAAGAAACTTCGAAAGGCAACTATTTATTCACCAAAAAAATAGTCAAAGGAAGGAAAACAGAGGACATTCTGAAAATATTTTCCCCACGGTTAATCAAATCTTTAAAATTTCCAAAAACAATGCATTGGGATAGTAAAAGTATTAAATTTGTTAGGCCTATTCGTTCTCTTCTTTCACTATTTGGAGAAGACCTGATAAATTTTACTTATGCAGGAGTAGAAACAGAAAACAGCACATATGGCCTCGGAATCAACCAATCAAACAAAATCCAAGTAAAAAACCCGGCTGATTACTTTAAAAAACTTAAAGAGAATTACGTTATTCTTTCATACGATGAAAGAAAAAATAATGTCGAAAAAAATGCATTTGCCCTTGCCAAAAAAATCAATGGGACGCCGCTATATTCACATGATTTTTTAGAGGAAGTAGTAAATCTCACGGAATATCCTACGCCCTTCCTTGCAACGATTGAGAAGGAAGAATTTTCAATACCGCAATGTATTTCTATACGCGTCATAGAAGACCACATGAAATCTTTCCCTTGCGTAGATAAAAACGGAAAGCTTCTTCCATACTTTATTGGAGTAAGAAATGGTTGTTCTGATTTCATTGAAATTGTCAAAGAAGGATACGAAAAAGTAATTAAAGCAAGAATGCTTGACGGAAAATTCTTTTTTGAGGAAGATAAAAAAATCTCCTTGCCAACCCTTGTTAATAAACTTTCAGAAGTTGTTTTTTTGAAAGAGTTGGGCACAATGAAAGACAAAACTGACCGATTAACAATACTTTCGGATTTCATTTCCACAAAAATCGGATTAAATAATAACCAGAACAAAGCATTGAAACGAAGTGCGTACCTATCTAAAGCAGATCTTTTAACAAATGTCGTCAGAGAATTTCCTGATTTGCAGGGAGAAATAGGAGGAATATATGCCGAGTTACAAGGCGAAGAAACAGAAGTATATGAAGCAATAAAAGACCAGTATCTTCCACGCTTTGCCGATGACAAATTTCCAAAAACATTAATAGGCACTTGCCTTTCTCTTATCGACAAAATAGACACGTTGACAGGTGGCTTCGTCATAGGCATTGCCGTTTCTGGCTCTAAAGACCCATACGGGCTCAGAAGGGTTGGCAACAGCGTAGTACAGTTACTCTTTTCTATTGATATGGAATCTTTCCCTTTGAAAGAACTCGTGCAAGTATCAATTGGCTTACACAAACCAAAAAAAGAAATAGAATCCGAAAAAATATCAAAAAATATTGATTCTTTTTTAAATGAAAGGGTCAAAGGAATATTAAAAGAAAAAAATATCAGATATGATATAATAAATGCCGTTACGGCGCTACCACTTGACCTAATCACTACATACAAAAAAAGGGCAGAGATATTAATGAATCATATAAACGACGAAGAACTTGCATCTATAGTGCTAACAAACAAGCGAGTAAACAATATCCTGTTAAACACAAATATCTTTTCAAAAACCATAGACAAAAAATTTCTTTTTGAGAAAGAAGAAGAAGGTCTCTTTGACACAATTCAACATACCAAAACAAAAGTTGAAAATGGACTTAAACAAATGAATTATG